A window from Glaciimonas sp. PCH181 encodes these proteins:
- the secE gene encoding preprotein translocase subunit SecE, with protein MSNHPVQTVSPSGDKLKVVLAVLAVVAGIVGFYFLSDKPSLVRASVLVAGLIVAIALAWTSTQGREFLSFAKEAIRETKKVVWPTRKEAMQITAIVFVFVLVMAIFLWGTDKLLEVLLYDVILGWK; from the coding sequence ATGTCTAACCACCCTGTGCAAACTGTCAGCCCGTCAGGCGACAAGCTCAAAGTAGTATTGGCAGTTTTAGCTGTCGTTGCCGGCATAGTCGGCTTTTATTTTTTGTCGGACAAGCCAAGCTTGGTACGTGCAAGTGTTCTAGTCGCCGGTTTGATCGTTGCGATTGCATTAGCGTGGACCTCGACTCAAGGCAGAGAATTTCTAAGTTTCGCCAAGGAAGCTATCCGCGAAACTAAAAAGGTGGTCTGGCCTACCCGCAAAGAAGCGATGCAAATTACTGCCATTGTTTTTGTCTTTGTGTTGGTAATGGCGATTTTCCTGTGGGGAACCGACAAGCTCCTTGAAGTTTTATTGTACGACGTGATTTTGGGTTGGAAATAA
- the tuf gene encoding elongation factor Tu has translation MAKSKFERTKPHVNVGTIGHVDHGKTTLTAAIATVLSKKFGGEAKGYAQIDAAPEEKARGITINTAHVEYETANRHYAHVDCPGHADYVKNMITGAAQMDGAILVCSAADGPMPQTREHILLARQVGVPYIIVYLNKCDMVDDAELLELVEMEVRELLSKYEFPGDDLPIIQGSAKLALEGDTGPLGEESIMKLADALDSYIPTPERAVDGAFLLPVEDVFSISGRGTVVTGRIERGIVKVGEELEIIGIRDTQKTTCTGVEMFRKLLDQGQAGDNVGVLLRGTKREDVERGQVLAKPGTIKPHKHFTGEIYVLSKDEGGRHTPFFNNYRPQFYFRTTDVTGSIALPEGKEMVMPGDNVSITVMLINPIAMEEGLRFAIREGGRTVGAGVVAKILPDA, from the coding sequence ATGGCAAAGAGCAAATTTGAGCGGACCAAGCCGCACGTGAATGTGGGCACGATTGGCCACGTTGATCATGGCAAAACCACACTGACTGCAGCAATTGCGACGGTGTTGTCGAAGAAATTTGGCGGCGAAGCTAAAGGCTACGCGCAAATTGATGCGGCACCGGAAGAAAAAGCGCGTGGTATTACGATCAACACAGCGCACGTAGAATACGAAACGGCGAATCGCCACTACGCGCACGTTGACTGCCCAGGCCATGCTGACTATGTTAAAAACATGATCACTGGCGCGGCGCAAATGGACGGTGCGATTCTGGTGTGTTCGGCTGCTGATGGTCCGATGCCACAAACGCGTGAGCACATCTTGCTGGCGCGTCAAGTTGGTGTGCCATACATCATTGTGTACCTGAACAAATGCGACATGGTTGACGATGCTGAGTTGCTTGAGCTGGTCGAAATGGAAGTGCGTGAGTTATTGAGCAAGTATGAATTCCCAGGCGACGACCTGCCGATCATCCAGGGTTCAGCGAAGCTGGCACTGGAAGGCGACACAGGTCCATTGGGCGAAGAGTCGATCATGAAGTTGGCTGACGCACTGGACAGCTACATCCCGACACCAGAGCGTGCAGTTGATGGCGCGTTCTTGCTGCCAGTGGAAGATGTGTTCTCGATCTCAGGTCGCGGTACAGTGGTAACTGGTCGTATCGAGCGCGGTATTGTTAAAGTTGGCGAAGAACTGGAAATCATTGGTATTCGCGATACACAAAAAACGACTTGTACTGGCGTTGAAATGTTCCGTAAGTTGCTGGACCAAGGTCAAGCTGGCGATAACGTTGGTGTTCTGTTGCGCGGTACGAAGCGTGAAGATGTTGAGCGGGGTCAAGTTCTGGCGAAACCAGGTACGATCAAGCCACACAAGCATTTCACAGGCGAGATCTATGTTCTGTCGAAAGACGAAGGCGGCCGTCATACACCTTTCTTCAACAACTATCGTCCACAGTTCTACTTCCGTACGACGGATGTAACTGGTTCGATCGCGTTGCCAGAAGGTAAAGAAATGGTGATGCCAGGCGATAACGTTTCGATCACAGTGATGCTGATCAACCCAATCGCGATGGAAGAAGGCTTGCGCTTCGCTATTCGTGAAGGTGGTCGTACTGTTGGCGCGGGTGTTGTTGCTAAAATCCTGCCTGACGCGTAA
- a CDS encoding gamma-glutamyl-gamma-aminobutyrate hydrolase family protein encodes MPDIKNSDTVPTPPIISEVTPVPSPEAVIPPPEPPPAPPQTPKPPEQPTVYTSLGHPGGKTPGAGADDKPWAQTWKLLAARFRAISDKAGRRMMQRTLKIGVSARIFHPEEGAKGLRGRTLQYLEESIAQWVMSRDVLVFMIPTVNTNGLVHPSSIRLRDYAKHLDGLVLQGGADVSPQSYAEAATRPEWGGDRVRDMYELELLHEFIEAGKPVLGICRGCQLINVALGGTLYQDIATDVPSSIAHVNDEYDRLHHAIQFPPGSSLAGLFPSSNTDTGKEWVVNSIHHQAVKDLGRDLSVEAVSGVDNITEAIRYRKAPFVMGLQWHPEFHRAGGPELLDCTPILDGFLRAARETRF; translated from the coding sequence ATGCCCGATATAAAAAATTCAGATACCGTTCCAACTCCCCCAATTATCTCCGAGGTTACCCCAGTTCCATCGCCTGAAGCGGTGATTCCGCCTCCTGAGCCGCCACCAGCGCCACCTCAAACACCAAAGCCGCCAGAGCAGCCGACGGTCTATACCAGTTTAGGTCATCCGGGGGGCAAAACGCCTGGGGCAGGCGCAGATGACAAGCCATGGGCGCAAACCTGGAAGCTGCTAGCTGCACGGTTCAGGGCAATATCCGACAAAGCCGGGCGTAGGATGATGCAGAGAACGCTGAAAATAGGCGTCTCTGCGCGTATTTTTCATCCGGAAGAGGGTGCAAAAGGCCTGCGTGGGCGCACCTTGCAATATCTTGAAGAATCGATCGCGCAATGGGTGATGTCGCGTGATGTGCTGGTTTTCATGATCCCGACGGTGAACACCAATGGCTTGGTTCATCCCAGCAGCATCCGTCTGCGTGACTATGCCAAGCATTTGGATGGTCTGGTGTTGCAAGGTGGCGCTGATGTCTCGCCGCAGAGCTACGCAGAAGCTGCAACGCGTCCTGAATGGGGAGGGGACCGGGTCCGCGATATGTATGAGCTCGAATTGCTGCATGAATTTATCGAAGCTGGCAAACCGGTTTTGGGTATTTGCCGAGGTTGTCAATTGATTAACGTGGCTTTGGGCGGTACGTTATATCAAGACATTGCGACCGATGTGCCCAGTTCAATCGCCCACGTTAACGATGAGTACGATCGCTTGCATCACGCGATTCAATTTCCTCCGGGTTCGTCGCTGGCGGGTTTGTTTCCGTCCTCCAATACAGATACGGGCAAAGAATGGGTGGTGAACTCGATACATCATCAGGCGGTGAAGGACTTGGGCCGCGATCTATCTGTCGAGGCAGTGTCAGGTGTTGACAACATCACCGAAGCGATCCGTTATCGCAAGGCACCGTTCGTGATGGGCTTGCAATGGCATCCGGAATTTCATCGGGCTGGCGGGCCAGAATTGCTGGATTGCACACCGATTCTCGACGGCTTCCTAAGAGCAGCGCGCGAAACCCGCTTCTAA
- a CDS encoding NAD(P)H-dependent oxidoreductase, which translates to MSGRSTIEAIKRVKPVLAFTQRTPMTNAKPNILILYAHPRPHRSRVNRRLVQAASVLPNVHLHDLYETYPDFHINVRHEQALLKDADLVIFQHPIQWYSMPALLKLWVDTVLTQGWAFGPGGDALRGKDYWLVATTGASEDAYQEKGAHQWPFSAFLPPFQQTAQLCGMHWRAPHILHGAHSVDETTLDAHLALYQERLTTYPHWPEMATSDRNR; encoded by the coding sequence ATGTCTGGCCGCTCAACCATCGAAGCGATTAAGCGCGTCAAGCCTGTTCTCGCCTTTACGCAACGCACCCCCATGACCAACGCCAAACCCAACATTCTGATCCTGTATGCACATCCCAGGCCGCATCGGTCACGCGTCAATCGACGACTTGTGCAGGCCGCCAGCGTCTTGCCGAATGTACACCTCCACGATCTCTACGAAACCTATCCTGACTTCCACATCAATGTGCGCCATGAGCAGGCATTGTTGAAAGACGCCGATCTGGTGATCTTTCAGCATCCGATTCAGTGGTACAGCATGCCCGCTCTGCTCAAACTGTGGGTTGACACCGTGCTCACCCAAGGCTGGGCCTTCGGTCCTGGCGGCGACGCATTGCGCGGTAAAGATTACTGGCTGGTCGCCACCACCGGGGCCAGCGAAGATGCGTATCAAGAAAAGGGCGCCCATCAATGGCCATTTTCTGCGTTTTTGCCGCCGTTTCAACAAACTGCGCAACTATGTGGGATGCACTGGCGAGCGCCGCATATTTTGCATGGCGCGCACAGCGTAGACGAGACCACGCTCGATGCGCATCTGGCGTTATATCAGGAACGACTGACAACCTATCCGCACTGGCCAGAAATGGCGACGTCGGATAGAAATCGGTGA
- the kefC gene encoding glutathione-regulated potassium-efflux system protein KefC, whose product MEKSLLFNVLIYLAAAVAVVPIAKRFGLGAVLGYLLAGMAIGPWGLRLIDGVENILHFSEFGVVLLLFLIGLELEPKRLWSLRRPIFGWGGTQVGVVTLALFGAAVGFGVDWKTALIAALGLSLSSTAIVLATLAERKLTATPAGSASFAMLLFQDIAAIPMIAIVPLLGVAAVKGSSEGWLDAGKAVAVIATLIFGGRFLVRPLIRMIAKTGLREIFTAFALLLVIATGLLMEWIGMSMALGAFLAGVLLADSEYRHALETDLEPFKGLLLGLFFIAVGMSVDFGVFLAQPGLVLALVGGFLLIKITTLYVLGKLFNIPRPQQFLFAVLLSQGGEFAFVVFGAAAAAKIFTPETSSILVVVVALSMVTTPLLLIFYDKVIAPYFAAARKRPDDVIDDNENPVIIAGFGRFGQIIGRLLLANKIGLTVLDHDPDQIDLLRKFGLKVFYGDATRIDLLRAAGIAKARLLVVAIDDIEGSLRLIAAVRHAYPLLTIAARARNITHYYDLMDLGVTVIERETFDSALQLGRQALRQLGFGAYQARQAAMKFRTHNLQTVHDIYPHHKDQQQMVSLAKQARQELEEMFAHDQMLRDEDAPDGWGDAAQEDEASKSA is encoded by the coding sequence ATGGAAAAAAGCCTGTTATTTAACGTATTAATTTATCTGGCTGCCGCCGTTGCCGTGGTTCCAATTGCGAAGCGATTCGGGCTAGGCGCGGTCCTTGGCTACTTGCTCGCGGGAATGGCGATTGGGCCTTGGGGCCTGCGGCTAATTGACGGCGTCGAAAACATCTTGCACTTCTCCGAATTCGGCGTAGTTCTGCTGCTCTTTCTGATCGGACTAGAACTGGAGCCAAAGCGCCTATGGTCACTCAGACGGCCTATTTTTGGTTGGGGTGGCACGCAGGTCGGCGTTGTAACGCTGGCGTTATTCGGTGCAGCTGTCGGCTTCGGGGTCGATTGGAAAACCGCGCTCATCGCCGCGCTAGGCCTGTCTTTATCATCCACCGCCATCGTTCTGGCAACGCTGGCTGAGCGCAAACTAACTGCAACGCCTGCCGGATCGGCCAGTTTTGCGATGCTGCTATTTCAGGATATTGCCGCGATCCCTATGATTGCGATCGTGCCATTATTAGGAGTGGCTGCGGTAAAAGGCAGCAGCGAGGGCTGGCTGGATGCGGGCAAAGCCGTCGCCGTGATCGCCACGCTGATTTTCGGAGGCCGTTTTCTGGTGCGCCCATTAATCCGCATGATCGCCAAAACCGGATTGCGAGAAATCTTCACTGCCTTTGCATTGCTGCTCGTCATTGCGACTGGTTTACTGATGGAATGGATCGGCATGTCGATGGCGCTGGGCGCATTTTTAGCCGGTGTTTTGCTGGCCGACTCGGAATATCGCCACGCGCTGGAAACCGATCTGGAACCATTTAAAGGCTTGCTGCTAGGCTTGTTTTTTATTGCCGTCGGCATGTCGGTCGACTTCGGCGTATTTCTTGCACAACCAGGTTTGGTGCTGGCGTTAGTCGGAGGTTTTTTGTTGATCAAAATAACGACGCTATACGTGTTGGGCAAGTTGTTCAACATTCCTCGCCCGCAACAATTTCTGTTCGCAGTCCTATTGTCTCAAGGCGGTGAATTTGCGTTCGTCGTGTTTGGCGCGGCGGCGGCGGCTAAAATATTTACGCCTGAAACATCCTCCATTCTGGTCGTCGTCGTTGCGCTATCGATGGTCACCACGCCGTTGCTGCTGATTTTTTATGACAAGGTTATTGCCCCCTATTTTGCTGCCGCGCGCAAACGCCCGGATGACGTCATCGACGACAACGAGAACCCGGTCATCATCGCCGGTTTTGGCCGCTTCGGCCAGATTATCGGACGGCTGCTGCTTGCCAACAAAATTGGCCTGACTGTGCTTGATCATGACCCCGATCAAATCGATTTACTGCGCAAATTCGGCCTCAAAGTATTCTACGGCGATGCGACCCGAATCGATTTATTACGCGCTGCTGGCATCGCCAAGGCACGCCTGCTCGTCGTCGCCATTGATGACATTGAGGGCAGTCTGCGATTGATCGCCGCGGTCCGCCATGCCTATCCATTGCTGACCATCGCTGCCCGCGCACGCAACATCACGCACTACTACGATTTAATGGATTTGGGCGTGACGGTCATCGAACGTGAGACCTTCGATTCGGCATTGCAGCTTGGTCGACAAGCTTTGCGGCAACTTGGCTTTGGCGCGTATCAGGCACGTCAGGCAGCGATGAAGTTTCGCACGCACAATCTGCAAACGGTCCACGATATTTATCCCCATCACAAGGATCAACAGCAAATGGTATCGCTGGCAAAACAAGCGCGGCAGGAGCTAGAAGAAATGTTTGCGCATGATCAAATGTTACGCGATGAAGATGCGCCGGACGGCTGGGGCGATGCAGCGCAGGAAGATGAAGCGTCAAAATCTGCATGA
- a CDS encoding ArsC/Spx/MgsR family protein, which produces MMTIFHNSRCSYSRKALYKVEAICAAKHLLMQIIDYQLTLPQLRSLQKKLGKSAAQIIRINDPKYRNLKLSEAKNTVILQAIVDYPHLLQRPIVVYQNRAVMAKPADLVETLF; this is translated from the coding sequence ATGATGACGATCTTTCACAATTCCCGCTGTTCTTATTCCCGTAAAGCGCTATATAAAGTTGAAGCCATATGCGCTGCCAAACACCTTTTGATGCAAATTATCGATTATCAACTGACCCTTCCGCAGCTACGTTCGCTACAAAAGAAATTAGGTAAATCAGCGGCGCAAATCATTCGTATTAACGACCCAAAATACAGAAATTTGAAGCTATCCGAAGCTAAAAATACGGTTATATTGCAAGCAATAGTTGACTATCCACATCTGCTGCAACGCCCCATTGTGGTTTACCAAAATCGTGCTGTTATGGCTAAGCCAGCGGATTTAGTTGAGACATTATTTTGA
- a CDS encoding DUF2905 domain-containing protein, translating into MIRWVLVIFIAVIVFSSALPWLEKLGIGRLPGDFRFKLFGRIFSLPFASTILISTVVFLLARFL; encoded by the coding sequence ATGATACGCTGGGTTTTGGTGATTTTTATTGCTGTAATTGTTTTTTCAAGCGCTTTACCGTGGCTGGAAAAGCTAGGGATAGGGCGCTTGCCGGGAGACTTCCGTTTTAAGCTTTTTGGCAGAATATTTTCATTGCCATTTGCTTCGACGATCCTGATTTCGACGGTGGTATTCTTGCTTGCGCGGTTTCTTTAG
- a CDS encoding class I SAM-dependent methyltransferase produces MQLQLPEASIEAQHASGLLHNLIATEIRQHHGWISFAHYMDLALYAPNLGYYSGGAAKLGKDGDFTTAPEITPLFGATLAQLATELITAPDAPLAAQILEFGAGTGQLAFDILTELQASGSSLDAYYIVELSAELRARQELKLRDFAHVQWLDRLPAAFSGVVIGNEVLDAMPVELVVRGESDWLQRGVGLADATHPDAAPQFIYADRPADPVLIMQIPDADQLSVGYLTEVHPVAIGFMHSLATMLAAGSGGVALLLDYGFPASEYYLGQRDQGTLMCHYRHHSHPDPFYWPGLQDVTAHVDFSAMAVAAINGGVDVLGYTCQAAFLLDAGIAELLLRTPPENALAYLPQANAVQKLLSPAEMGELFKVLAVGKNATLPARFARNDRCHRL; encoded by the coding sequence ATGCAACTGCAACTACCTGAAGCTTCTATCGAAGCGCAGCACGCCTCAGGCCTGCTGCACAATCTTATCGCTACCGAGATTCGCCAACATCATGGCTGGATTTCATTCGCGCATTATATGGACTTGGCGCTATACGCGCCTAACCTCGGCTATTACAGCGGCGGCGCAGCAAAATTGGGTAAAGACGGTGATTTTACAACCGCGCCCGAGATTACGCCGCTTTTTGGCGCAACACTCGCGCAATTGGCAACAGAACTGATCACGGCACCGGATGCGCCGTTGGCTGCGCAAATACTGGAATTTGGTGCCGGTACGGGGCAATTGGCCTTTGATATCCTGACTGAGTTGCAAGCTAGCGGGTCTAGTCTGGACGCCTATTACATCGTTGAGTTGTCGGCCGAATTACGCGCCAGGCAAGAGCTAAAACTGCGTGACTTTGCGCATGTGCAATGGCTGGACCGTTTGCCCGCCGCTTTTTCTGGCGTGGTGATCGGTAATGAGGTGTTGGATGCGATGCCGGTAGAGTTGGTGGTTCGGGGCGAATCGGACTGGCTACAACGCGGCGTGGGATTGGCGGACGCGACGCATCCTGATGCTGCGCCACAATTTATCTATGCGGATCGGCCTGCGGACCCTGTTTTAATCATGCAGATTCCTGATGCCGACCAATTGAGCGTCGGTTATTTGACCGAGGTCCATCCGGTCGCGATTGGATTTATGCATTCCTTGGCGACGATGCTGGCAGCCGGATCTGGTGGTGTCGCGTTGTTGTTGGACTATGGATTTCCCGCCTCGGAATATTATTTGGGGCAGCGCGATCAGGGCACGTTGATGTGCCATTATCGCCATCACTCGCATCCCGATCCATTTTATTGGCCGGGTTTGCAAGATGTGACCGCGCATGTTGATTTCAGTGCGATGGCGGTAGCGGCGATTAATGGGGGTGTCGACGTGCTGGGATATACCTGTCAGGCGGCATTTTTGCTGGATGCGGGAATTGCGGAGTTGTTGCTACGTACACCGCCAGAAAATGCGTTGGCCTATCTGCCGCAAGCCAATGCAGTGCAAAAATTGTTATCCCCGGCTGAAATGGGCGAGTTGTTTAAAGTGTTGGCGGTAGGAAAAAACGCGACTTTGCCTGCACGTTTTGCGAGAAATGACCGCTGTCATCGGCTTTAA
- a CDS encoding SDR family NAD(P)-dependent oxidoreductase, producing the protein MSSSPNRPTTVSKVALVTDAISARGRLISGALATQGWDLALHYQPATSAIDAKDATTAQASAQTLVKEYESLGRRACAIPADLDNEIAATALIPQAIAALGSLSCVINNAAIVEQDSAADFSAAQLEQHMRRNLSAPLLLTKALHAATPEGKQAVVINLLDQKLFSPEPDFLSYTLSKAALQSATQMLALAYAPKLRIVGVATLRELDSDPTETGRSPLPASTSAEDLAASICFIAGATAITGTTLLMDSGQHLRARSGNAIAPAADLAAIRAAEPL; encoded by the coding sequence ATGAGTTCATCCCCCAATCGTCCGACCACCGTTAGCAAAGTAGCGCTGGTTACCGACGCCATCAGTGCGCGCGGTCGCCTGATTTCCGGCGCGCTGGCAACGCAAGGATGGGACCTCGCGCTGCATTATCAGCCAGCCACGAGCGCCATCGATGCAAAGGATGCAACAACTGCACAAGCATCGGCACAAACGTTAGTCAAAGAATACGAATCCTTAGGCCGCCGCGCCTGCGCCATCCCAGCCGATCTGGATAACGAAATCGCAGCCACAGCGCTTATACCGCAGGCAATTGCGGCCTTAGGCAGCTTGTCCTGCGTAATCAACAACGCAGCTATAGTTGAGCAAGATAGCGCCGCCGATTTTTCCGCAGCACAACTAGAACAACACATGCGCCGCAACTTATCGGCACCGCTTTTGCTGACAAAGGCCCTGCACGCCGCCACGCCCGAGGGCAAACAAGCGGTGGTCATTAACCTGCTCGATCAGAAATTATTCAGCCCAGAGCCGGATTTTTTGTCCTATACCCTATCCAAAGCTGCGCTGCAAAGCGCGACCCAGATGCTGGCGCTGGCATATGCTCCAAAATTACGGATAGTCGGGGTTGCCACCCTACGCGAGCTTGATTCCGATCCAACCGAGACAGGACGCAGCCCATTGCCAGCCAGCACAAGCGCCGAAGATCTCGCCGCCAGCATCTGTTTTATTGCTGGCGCCACCGCGATTACCGGCACCACATTGCTGATGGATAGCGGCCAACATTTGCGAGCCCGTTCCGGCAATGCCATCGCCCCTGCCGCTGATCTAGCGGCAATCCGAGCCGCCGAACCGCTATAA
- a CDS encoding dihydroneopterin aldolase — MPSALIHPDLSDCRRLFLRNYEVQINIGVFEFEKKGEQRALINVDLFIPLALSTPTNDQMDEVVDYDFMRNTVARRMEQGHIHLQETLCDDLASALLAHPKVRAVRVTTEKPDAYSDCESVGVEVFRIKPPTPLEPA, encoded by the coding sequence ATGCCATCCGCACTCATCCATCCTGACCTTAGCGACTGCCGCCGCCTATTTCTGCGCAACTACGAAGTGCAGATCAATATCGGCGTCTTTGAATTTGAGAAAAAAGGCGAGCAGCGGGCGCTGATCAACGTCGATCTGTTCATCCCGCTGGCACTTTCCACGCCCACGAATGACCAAATGGATGAAGTCGTAGATTATGATTTCATGCGTAATACCGTCGCCAGACGCATGGAGCAAGGCCATATTCACCTGCAAGAGACACTCTGCGACGACCTTGCCAGCGCCCTGCTAGCCCACCCAAAAGTACGTGCAGTACGCGTCACCACTGAAAAACCGGACGCCTATAGCGACTGTGAATCAGTCGGCGTCGAAGTATTTCGCATCAAACCGCCAACCCCGTTGGAGCCAGCATGA
- the ttcA gene encoding tRNA 2-thiocytidine(32) synthetase TtcA, producing the protein MNSILKSFLDPNLLDLTPASPAPQASPEVVPPSLKQVEKIAHENNKLHKRLCRQVGQAIGDFNMIEDGDKIMVCLSGGKDSYALLDILITLRQRAPINFDIIAVNLDQKQPNFPAHILPEYLTKLGVAFHIENQDTYSIVKRVIPEGKTTCSLCSRLRRGILYRVATELGATKVALGHHRDDIMETFFLNMFFGGKLKSMPAKLQSDDGKQIVIRPLAYVKEEDLSRYAEVKQFPIIPCDLCGSQENLQRKQIKNMLREWEKKHPGRVDNIFASLSTAAPSHLMDRNLFDFIGLKATGIADPNGDIAFDDEPCAVPTSTISSMIPLQMVD; encoded by the coding sequence ATGAATTCCATCTTAAAAAGTTTTCTCGACCCGAATTTGCTCGATCTGACGCCAGCATCGCCCGCGCCGCAAGCTAGCCCGGAAGTGGTTCCGCCGAGCCTGAAACAGGTTGAAAAAATCGCCCACGAGAACAACAAACTCCACAAACGGCTATGCCGTCAGGTCGGCCAGGCCATCGGCGATTTCAATATGATTGAAGACGGCGACAAAATCATGGTGTGTTTGTCCGGCGGCAAGGATAGTTATGCGCTGCTGGATATCCTGATCACGCTGCGTCAGCGCGCGCCGATCAATTTCGACATCATCGCGGTCAATCTCGACCAAAAGCAACCGAATTTTCCCGCGCACATCTTGCCGGAATACCTGACCAAGCTCGGCGTGGCTTTTCATATCGAAAATCAGGACACTTACAGCATCGTCAAACGCGTCATCCCTGAAGGCAAAACCACCTGCTCGCTATGCTCACGCCTGCGCCGGGGCATTCTTTACCGCGTCGCCACAGAACTCGGCGCAACCAAAGTCGCCCTCGGCCATCACCGTGACGACATCATGGAAACCTTCTTTCTCAACATGTTCTTTGGTGGCAAGCTAAAAAGCATGCCCGCCAAATTACAATCGGACGATGGCAAGCAAATCGTCATCCGCCCGTTAGCTTACGTCAAAGAAGAAGATCTCAGCCGCTACGCAGAGGTCAAACAGTTTCCCATCATCCCTTGCGACCTGTGCGGCAGCCAAGAAAACCTGCAACGCAAACAAATCAAAAACATGCTGCGCGAGTGGGAAAAGAAGCATCCAGGACGGGTCGATAACATCTTCGCCTCGCTCTCCACCGCCGCGCCTTCGCATTTGATGGATCGTAACCTGTTCGACTTCATCGGCCTCAAAGCCACCGGCATCGCCGACCCCAACGGCGATATCGCCTTTGATGACGAGCCTTGTGCGGTCCCCACGTCCACCATCTCCAGCATGATTCCTTTGCAAATGGTGGACTAA
- a CDS encoding YegP family protein gives MPASYTLKRDSDGQFYFVLYAANGEVVLTSETYAAKASAENGIASVQTNSSQDDRYSRNQAANGKFYFNLKAANHQVIGHSLMYSTTVARDVAISSVKKNGPTNTVINET, from the coding sequence ATGCCCGCTTCCTATACCCTCAAGAGGGACAGCGACGGACAATTTTATTTCGTGTTGTACGCCGCTAACGGTGAAGTAGTGTTAACCAGTGAAACTTACGCAGCAAAGGCCTCCGCAGAAAACGGCATCGCCTCAGTACAAACCAATAGTTCGCAAGATGATCGTTATAGTCGGAATCAAGCAGCCAACGGCAAGTTTTACTTCAATCTGAAAGCCGCCAACCATCAGGTCATCGGCCACAGTCTGATGTACAGCACCACCGTCGCGCGTGACGTTGCCATTTCCTCGGTCAAAAAAAATGGCCCCACCAATACCGTTATTAACGAAACCTGA
- a CDS encoding YXWGXW repeat-containing protein → MNRRYVHRLSVLALTAAATLTLAGCVVAPPPQHAVTHIVQSPPAPLSEVIPPAPYPDSYWVAGHWKWEGNRYVWNNGHWEQARQNQVFQHAYWSNNGFEWIYHPGRWVALAPENNTQVIVANVAPPPPRVEIIGPAPTPNHVWIGGFWRWNNGQHVWVSGHWEARRDGYFYAPGHWYRSGNTWTFSGGYWQRN, encoded by the coding sequence ATGAATCGCCGTTATGTCCATCGTTTATCCGTGCTCGCCCTGACCGCCGCGGCGACCCTCACGCTTGCCGGATGCGTAGTCGCACCGCCGCCGCAACACGCAGTAACCCACATCGTTCAGTCACCGCCAGCACCACTCTCCGAAGTCATCCCGCCAGCACCTTATCCAGACTCTTACTGGGTTGCCGGACATTGGAAATGGGAAGGCAATCGTTACGTCTGGAATAACGGCCATTGGGAACAAGCCCGCCAAAATCAAGTTTTCCAACATGCGTATTGGAGTAATAACGGCTTCGAATGGATCTACCATCCCGGCCGCTGGGTAGCGCTTGCCCCGGAAAATAACACTCAGGTGATCGTTGCAAACGTCGCGCCGCCACCTCCGCGCGTCGAAATCATCGGCCCGGCACCTACCCCTAACCATGTCTGGATAGGCGGATTCTGGCGCTGGAACAACGGCCAGCATGTCTGGGTCAGCGGTCATTGGGAAGCACGTCGGGACGGCTATTTTTACGCGCCGGGCCATTGGTACAGAAGCGGCAACACCTGGACCTTCTCCGGCGGCTACTGGCAACGCAATTAA